The following DNA comes from Anopheles arabiensis isolate DONGOLA chromosome 3, AaraD3, whole genome shotgun sequence.
GAGATAGTCAGCAAGGAATACACATCCCTGCTGGATATAGCCCGCAGCGAGAAGGATCCCAACTGGCATCGGGTATGGTCGGTTCTGGTGCGAATTATGAATCGAGATCTTTGCCAGGGCTCGACAATCATAAACATGTTCTTATCGATCGTTGAAGCTGGATTTCGTTCTCCAGAGCTATCAATCCGGGAACAATCATTTGATTGCTGGAGGTTACTGGTTGAAATCTTTGCCAATAACAAACAGATCAACATACCTAAACGGGTGAAGTTGATATGCATTCCGCTGAAAAGCTCCAAATCCAAAACGGAAACAATTGCATTGAAAAAATTTGACATCTGGTGGTACCTGCTATGCCAACTACGTCCGCAATTGGACACTATGGCCGAAACGATTTTTGAACCATTTATATACTTCTGTTTTGGACCTTCATTTAAGACGCCCTTGTGCTATTATTTTGATGAATCATATAAAGAGCTCGGTGCTCCGGGTAAAATGTAAGTAAATCACGATGTTTGCAAAAGTGCACTCAagttttacagttttttaaattaatttattttaggTATCAGTCTATCAAACAACTATCAGGCATTGCGTTAATTCATCTTCTAGGACCAGCCACGGATATTTGTAAAACGCTACTTACCTGTCCGGACAATAGTGGTTCAACACTATCTTTTGAATTCCCTCAAACTGAAATGGCCATTTCTGATATGCTGTTTTCGACAAaagcaaaattaataattgattCCTGTATTGAGTGTACTGTACTGCTCTCAGAAATGCAGCATCTTGATTATAGAGCAGTTAACAGATGTGTttggaataatttgataaGACGCATTCAAAATGAGAAAACGATTCCCAAAAATGATATGTTGCAGTGGATCAAAGAGGACATGAACGCGCTTTTAAAACTGGTAAGAAAATCCACCCATCCCGTTGCGGTGTAATATACCCGAATGGAGATTTTAATTTCACATgggactttttttgttgttgttattgcagTGTCTTAACTCCAAGCACGACACTGCCCTTCGTGATCTACTGTATGATACATTGTTAATCATTGCGGAGAGTGATTTACTTCACGTCAAAATTGGATACGATTCACCAGAGCAGTTGATGTTTAATTATCAGATGATTATGCCATTTGTGTTAAACTCTCATCTTCCGTTTCCTGATTCGTgagtatatttttattttaaaatagttaaaaaaaatcatgtagATCAGTTCTGTGATGCTGTTCTCcgtattaaattttattaaactaaattaaatgtaaaaagataaatttgttttacatatttttattttttgattttttttatctaactCCCCAAACAAATCCACTTATTGTCTTACAGGAAAAGTGAAGAAATAACAAACTGCTTATTTGATCTGAAAAGATACTCCGCTCAAAACGCGTATTGGGACATGCTTCAGAAAACTATCCAATACATTTCCCATCAAGACAAAAACAGTACCAATAACAGCATTCAGTTTCGCACGATACGAACTCGCATTTACATACTGTTGGGAAATCATCTTGCTGATCAAATGAGTGCCGATTCGGAAGGATTTCTAGCTCATCAAACCACAGTGATGTCCTTTTTACTGTACCCATTGGAATATGACCAGCTACTTTTAGTTGAGAACGTGAAGGAACTCTGGACTAAGCTGTATGATGCAGTGGTAAAGCATGACTCAAAATGTTGCgaattaaaaaatacattctgCGAAATGATAAAAGCCATGACGGTCGCAAAGCATGGTTACAATCTCGCAGTTCTGGCAGATTTCTTCTGTTACATAATACAGTCACTGCCAGCGCACTTCGAAGCTACAAGTCCACCCGTAAAAGTGTTGGAGCTTTTTAAAGATGTTTCTAGAAAAGGGCTCGCCTACAAATCGAATCTGGATCGCGTGGAGGTAATGGTACGTTGCTTCCGGGAACTTTTGGAAAAATTGGACGCCAGAGATATATTGATCTTGGTGTTACCGATAAGGAATGCAATTAACGAGCTGGTTTCGAATGAAAATGGGTTGGCTATGAACGAAgtgaaaaaaacacttaaagtTGTATCCAACAAAATGCTTCTGAAGGAAATGACTACGGATTTGATCTCTCAGTCCAATGATGTGAAATGGAATTACAAAATGTTACTCAAGACCTTATTAGATTTACCAGAGGATTTAAAAAAGGGTTGGAAAACTGCGGAAATGAAAAAGCGTATGATCGCCTGTGAAGGTAACATTAGCAACACCAAAACTCCAACACGTAAAACACCTGACGATGAGTTCGTGGTGATAGAAAAGGTATGGAAGTTCCAACCGGAAATGCTAACTGAACATCAACGGGAAAAAATGATGGAGAAGCGAACAGATATTCCTGCATTGTACAACGATATGAGCCAATCGCAAGACAGTTTCGTTATAAAACCGTGGACACCAAGTAAGGGTGTTGCTTCGTTAAAACAGGAACGTACTAAAGCTACCGCTGCTGTAACCACTGTTGACAACGCGCCTCCAAACCCGGTAGAAAGCAGTATTGCAGCAAAAGAAATCATAGAAACTTTATCGACAGTAGAAAGCGATCCACTTATATCGACGACAACGGACAGTGCATGTGATTCCAACACGCACCGTTTagataaagaaaacaacaatggGAATGTTCTGCGTGACCAATCTGTAACATCCTTAGAAAAGGAGGGGCAAACCGAATCAGAGGAAGACAAGACGgcggaaaagcaacaaaaccgaAGAAAATCTATTTTAGATCAACTGCGCATCGACACAGTGGAAGGTAAAAATCTTAATGTGATGAATTTGTCACGCACCCGGCATTCGGAATTATTGGAAACAAGAACCACAAGACGGAAAAGTATGTCGAGTCAAAAAATGgggaacgagaaaaaaagaaataatggTGAAATTATAAACCACGACACCAAGAGTGCTTCTGCGTCAAAGGCAGTTAAATCGAAAGGAACACAACAACGAGAAAGGCGAATGTCTAGAAAACTGTTAAAGTTTGACAATGACGAACAAGCTACCAATTCAACGCCGTCTTCGTCGAGTCAACATCAATCCAAAGCTGATGTATCAGATGATGTAATCGAATCATCTCAATCCGACTCATCTGAAACGACTAACAGAAGAACATCCTTTGCAAAGCCAAAAGCTCAAGaaccgaaagaaaaaacaatcgcCCCACCGGCGCCAAGCACGGAAATGAAGCAAACTGAAGAGATCACGCTGCAAAACGAAACCCCTCATCTATCGCCCATCAAAGAAATGAATGCTTCTGATACTAGCACAGGCACTAAAGTAAACGACGTACAAAATAATGAATCAGACAATTCTGTACTTCCGAatcaaaaaaaagaaactgggGTAACTGTACCGGCAGAAACAAAAGAATCACCTAATAAAGGGATTGCCTCCGATGACAGCACTACGAAACCggaaacacaccaacaaagtTCTTCAACGAGTTCTGCTTGTGAACAACAAAATGCTGTAGTAACAAGTCCAACCGTTATGCTGTCCCCAAACAGACGCTCCTCTCGGCTGTCTCTGGAAGATAACAAGCAGAACATTGGCAAGTTGGTTGCTTTTTCGCCAAAGAAATTGTTGGAAAATAAGAATGTGACAACATTATTATACAGTCCCTCCAGATCAATTCATAAGCAAGAAATAATGTGCAAAGGTACGCCATCGAAAAACACTAATGATGCCTGCAATAACGCAATGAGAGAAGCGCTACAGATCGGCAGCTCGTCGAACAGCACCACTAATGACAAAGATGAATGTAAACTAGTTGAGAATCGGAGCGGTTTGTCTAGCCCCAAGGTTGCACGGTTTAGTCCATTAGTTGTGTTGGAACCGATTGTAAATCTCGGAAAGCCATTGCAGGACGTCGATGGAAGTGAACCAAAAGACATCTCTCATCCCATCAGCTCAGCGATGGTAACGCAAAACGACGAGAAACTTTCTAGCTGCAATGCACAGCAATCACAACCATCCGAAGAACATCGTGCATCACACCTTACTCCTGCCACGCATGTAGATACGAATGCCGATTGCACCCCTAAGATGTGTCCAGAACAACCGATGATATCTGTAGAGCAATCCACCCGTGAACAATCAGAACTTGGCATGGAACAACTTTCTCCTATTAAGAATTTGGACGAGGAGATGGAGCCGCTGAATAAGTCGCTCAATCGTAGCATAGTATCATCGCCAGATCTTGCCGGTGTGGAAGATAGGAATGCCGATTTGTTGAATAGTACATTGAATATTTCTCCAATTTCGGAAGAGAAAGGTACCATGACTAAATGCGTGGATAGTGGAGAGTTGGCCGGTAGCGCTGATAGACGTTCATCTGGACGGATTGTTGGTAGAGAACGGGAAATAATTGCAACCAGCAACACACCCGTACAAACACCTCTTATGTCCCGTCGCACTAAGCCCGACCCAACACCGCAGACTCCTTCAGGATCGGGTAGTGGACTTAAAGCTCGCCGTCAGCAGCAGCCCTCTATTACACGAAGTCCAAGGACAAGTATGATCGGTATGGGTGGGCGTGGTGCACAACTGATCAATTTGATTCGCAACCAACAAACCGATCAATCTCCAAAACCGAACACTCCTCCCCAAAATGCATCGACACCGAAGGGAGGCCAATCATCAGCTACCGCAAACCGTCTCATGATGCGCAAGAGAGCCATTGTGGGGAGTGCCGCTTCTTCAGCACCAGTTGATGACAGCACAGCCTTAGAAACGTtgaaagaaagagaggaaatGAGTCACAATAATCCATCCCAGTACTTGGTTTTCTCGAAAGTACTTCCTTCACCACAAGCATCGCCAGCAGGTAGCATACTGAAACGTAGGCACAACCAGGATGAGAGTGGTGATGATATTGATTCACCGGTTAACAAGCGAAAACGCGTAAGTTTTCACGATCCTCCTGTATCTCTTACCAAGGAATATATTCGACAAGTGGAAGAGTGTCGTCCAGCATCGGTGAGTCGCAGTCTGCAACTAAACAGCAACATTATGTCGTCAGCTGATAGGGCAAAGTTTCTGATGAGACGTAAAAGCAAATCAGATAGCATTTCAGAACTGCAAAACTTTACCAACGAGCAGACAAATGCAGCAAAGAAAACGGATGCCGCGATCTCCGAGAATGCACCGAATGACGAGAATATGGAAGGTGAGGAAGAGGAGCTAACATCTTCGCCGGAATCGTTGGATGAGCACGAGTTCATGATGCATGATGGTACGAATAATATGACCGCGCTGCAGGTCTCCTCTGACTGTATGGATgtggatggaaatgaaaacaaatctaATTCGAAATCAAAAATAGACGATGGAAAAGAACAGAAAACATTAGGTCCATTCAACAAGCAGCAAGGATTCTCAGAAATTTTAGAAAAATCTAATGAAACACAGAGTAAACACATTTTCCCTTCTGAGGATGCCGTTTTGGAGCATGTGATGAACCGTTACTCACTGGATGATATGTTTGAGCGCTACATTGCGGCTGGAAAAACGTTGGAAAAAACAAAGACAATTCGAAGTTTAACAAAGGAACTTTCGTCAAAAATGTCGGATGATTCAAAAACCCGTGACATAGTGCTGGATGAGCTATCCGAGCGACATTCGGTGGAATTCCTGGACCATGCCATACAGGAAAACTCCAACGCTAAGGTTTGTGAACGTTTATCAACCTTGGCGATGATGGATCATGTATTCAAGCAGTTGCATACTGCGTACAACGCACCGTCGGGTGATAAAACTCCTGCTGTTCCACAGAACGAAAAAGAAGAGACAATTCGGTTAATAGAGAACATTTACGAAAATCTATTAAGCTTGCCCATCATTGAAACAGATAGTCCAAAGTTAATAGATCTTCGGGAGCAGTTGTTGAAACAAGGACTAGCGCGTAAAAGTCGTTTGGAGATCATGGCATTGTTAGAACATTACTTCAAATCTTCCTCTTCAGAGTGATCGTTGCAGCCTTCATTTACGTATTTTGACAACAACTGCTGCTGTGCGTGTTGGTGAATTAAATTTGCGAATAGTCCTTCAATATCTACTagaagaaaatattattttactaTGTCGTTTCAGATGACGCTAAGTATTTATTGTAATATAATTAACTTTTTAttgtacttgttttttttcggtttccaCTGAATTTCTTTAAACGATAAAATATTCAACGCCATAACAATACTGTACAAAAAACCTTCTTGATTCCATGGTAGTAATTAAATGTAACGAAATCTGAATTCTGTCTATGTAATCAGCACAACAAATACGAAGAACATTTTGCATTAATACCCTGTAACATATAAGCTTCTAGCTAGTAACTTAGGCTCTCTTTTATAGGTAATTTGATGCGTACGCACTTTAActtatatttttcattattttgtccATAAGAAGTGTTGTAAGTGTGATAGCAAGCTTAAGAacggaaaaaagtaaaaaaataacagacTAGGacgaaggaaagaaaggacAAAACACTAACCAGGGAACAACAAATCAAACCTTATCCTGATAATTTGCACATTTATATTACTGAATAAAATTAAGTTAtataaaaactaataatagTAATTTTCTAGAAGCCTTAATCGCCTTAAAGCTCCTCGTGCCCATTCCGAAATCCGAAATCAATGTGTGACATACGTAATGAGATAGTTTCATTACTATCAAACGGTAATTCTTTCATCATAGAATCATTGTAACATAGGTGGAACAGCTGAGTTAAGAGGATAAAAACTATTCCATTATCATCTTATTGTGCGCATAGAACTGAATGACGTTAAATCTTATAAGAAGTTACCTACtcatccggcgctacaaccgctatTCGGCAGTTGCTGCAGTAGTGTCCgcacgacagtgagatcgCCGTCCATATCGTAAAGCAATCAGTTCCTAACCAGTGTAGGTTCAGGCTCAGTTTCAGCCTGAGCCTTTTTATTGTAAATTTGAAGTATTTTGGTTTTAGAGTGTGTAATTGGGTTACTTGTCCAACGTGactatctttggcggtgtgttcgagcatggagtgtggaggagaaggatgcaCCACGAGCTTGCGTACTGAGCATCTTGATGGAAGCtaaggctggcaggatacgatggttGGGGAATGTCATGAGGATgtcggactcatgccccaccaagaaggtgttcgacagcgatcgcCAGTTCCTCAAGAGGGGCAGAAGCACACAGCAAGCTCGAAAgctggatcaggtgaagcAAGACCTGTCAGAGATTAGATCTCTATATGGATGAGAAGCTGCAGTCAAGGACCGAGCGTCCAGGCAAATTATTGCTGACTGGACCATATCACGACGATGTGCTATTTAGTGAACAGGCCAACTAGAGAGCGATTCAAATTGTTTCTCAATTTGTAAATTTTTTCTCAAATTGTTATTCATTTCAAACGATGCGACGGACGATTAATGGTTTTCAGTGTTGGATTTTATTTACCAAATCGTTTCTTAAATATAGCCATCATCGAAGTCAGGCTATCGTTCGTATAGCTTATCTTAATATCCTTTGCCCAATGTAATTGCTCCTTGCtttgtttatcattttatttatttcttttcctatGACTTTTAGTAGTCAACAGCGTCTTTTAAGCCTAGTGGAAGAATCACACCCGTGGGGGAAAAACAAAGTATGAGAATGGTAAATAAAAATCACGAGTAATATAATTTGAATAATGAAGCGTCGTACATATGCTCATTCAGGAATAGGAAGATATTATTACTAGCAAACTATACACAACTTATCTGTTAGCATCAAGTCAATCATCGGAAGCCATGCACAGAGTAGAAGCCATCACTAAACAGTACCAGTCTGAGCTGAATAGTCCTTCAGCAGCCAATAATAGCAGCCACGTCATTTCGTCTGAACTTCTCTATACAGGACAACTCGTATCCGCTCTGTCATAAGCATATGCATATAATTCTATCGCGCTAAATACTATGCTTGGGATGCATTGATGAGGATTCCAAATTTAATCTTTCTTGCTtaggtgttttttgtttgtttgcttgtatGGATGAAGACATTTTATAATCTACTAACACGAAACAACTAGTCCTGTATCAAACCTCAACCAGTACCGCAAATAAGCCCTATCCACAAGTCTGCTTCAGTAAAAAATGAATAAGACTGGCCGATTCTATTCGCCAACGCACCCTTTTTAGCTAAACTTGCAAAGCATCTGCCTTGTACAGAAAGCGACCGTAGATAGTAATAAAGTTAATTTAAACAGTACACGTTAATGAAATGGTGAGCGTCATGAGCTTCGTAGTTTCGTGGCTTATCTAACTATGGTGGCATCCGTTTGAACGGTGAGGTGTGAGCCATGTAAAACTAATCATGAAGTGCTTGGAATTTCCTTTACTTACAATTAGGCTGCGGTTAAGAACATTCATTCCatggtatttgtttttttttctatttaatgCTTTCTATCATTGAGTCACACTTACACGCATTCGCACACTCACATacgcaaacactcacacatggACAATTCGATTGACTCTTACGTACACAGTTTACAATGGAATCAGTAGTTCAACCTTTATCCCCTCGCAGTTGTGGGGTATGTAAGGATGAGTTAAGGAAATCTCATGTCACCCATATGGCGCAGCTGATGCAGGCTGCTTTGGGAGGCCGTTCGCTGGGGCGGTTGCCGCGGGTAGTAGAGATTATGCTGGGATGAAGAGCGGTGGGGGTTCTGCTTGTAGATGCCTTCGGGCGGGGAGAACTTCCTTGGGCGTCTTTCGTCACTGTGTCGCCGACGTTTGTCGCTTTCGTCGGAAAATTTTCTACGATTAGTGTTTGCACCCTGTTGCAGGTCGACTGccgtgctgctactgctgcacgCTTGGCTCATATGCTGAAGGCTCGTGCCGGCAGGATTATTGTTGGTGCTGCTACCGGCTGCTCCACTGTCGTTAGAGAGGCGCTTGACGTGGCTGGTGTCGTAAACGTAGTAGCGATTGGTATGCTGATAGTCGGTGTCGTCTAGCATTTCATCATCGACAAATGTTCGATTATCTTCGTACCGCGACTTGTACCGTTCGTCATCCGACTTTCTGCGATCGCGGCGGTCCTCCGTTCGGTCCAGCTCAAAGTCAGCAGACCGTGGCTGTTTGACTGTAGTTTGCCCTTGTGCAACGTTTAGCAGCATGTCTTCGTACCCGTAACGCCCGTTGGCAATTTTCAGCGGTGCCTTGCCGGTAGTCTTTGTCCACAGGGCCTCCTGTCCGTAAAGATCGAGCATAGGTTGAAACTGGCTCTGGCCGGTCAAATTGTGCGTCGAGCGTCTCCACCCTTCTTCGTAACGCCGTCGCGTGTTCTCATCCTCGATGGCCTGCCGGCGCTGAGATTTGCTGCTCGAGCTCTCGCTCGAATCTTCCCCAGACGTTCCAATGCCTAGGTCCTTATCTTCGCCGTACGCTTTATAGGGTGCACCGAGGAAGTTTTTACTACCGAACGCACCCGTCAATGCTAGCTGGGGATGGGAGATGCAATATGGATGCGGGTAGGTCTTTTCTACCGGTGATAGTTTGTGGTCGTCATCCGGTTGGTAGCCCGATGTACACGATCCCGGTCCAAATAGGGATAACAGAACCGGTAGCAAAAACAGTCCATGCATTGCGCCGAAAAATATCACCAAAAATACCATTTTGAAGAACACCAGAAAGATGTAGCTATCGGCTAATAGTAAGGCCACCACGCCCAGAATCGTACTCAAGCTGCCCTGTACGATAGGCATGCCCAGGCTGTACAGTGCTTCGCGCACGCGCTCATCGGGTGTGCGTGCCTTCGAGGACATGTAGGTGTAGCAGATGTGTGCTGTGAAGTCCACCGAAAACCCGATGCACATGATCAGATTTATCATCGAGATCGAGTCGAGGTTCACGTCCCACAGCGCCATATAGCCAGCGACTCCCAGCTCGATCGATATGATAGAGAAGGCCACCCACAATGAGCAGAGGAAATTCGGGATGAAGATAAACGATATCAGCATCATTATCAGTGCACCGACAATCATTGACTGTATTGACGTGGGTCGCACTAGCTCAAACTGATCGAAGAACACGAAGTACGGATGGAATACGGTAGCGTTCAAGGGGGAATCTTTGCATATTTGCCGTAAATCTTTTACCATAACCTTTTCGTGATTTGTATCAGTTATATTCACTGCCTGTATCATAAACCGGGAGGCAAGTATTTTTGTACCAGCCTCGTTGAACTTGACATCTAGCGAGAAGGGGTTCGCCGGGAACAGCCAAATCTAcggaaaagataaaacattattacCGTTTCAAACATGCAATTGATTGCTACCCTTGGCATAGCTTACCTCTCGCAAAGCATCGATAAAAGCTTGCTCACTGTCCAAAGTAAGATTGAGATAGTCATTATTGCGATCGACATACGAGATGAACGATCGCAGCCAGGATTCACTGTAGAGCGGTGAGGTGACATAAGAGGTGTTTTCGAGCGATTGCATCAAATCTTCAATCTGCATCTGCGTATGTGGATCGGAATAGTTGAGATCGCCCGTCACGATCACCTGTATGCGGTAGGGAAACTCGCGATAGTATTCATCCTCCAGGTCGAAGAACTTAACCGAGTACGAGTCCGCCTTGGACAGTTTTCTACGTTCCAGTCCTTCCTTGATCTTGGTCAATCCAAAGCAGGCGCCTCCTAAATATGCAGCAAATATAACCAAAATTATGGTTTTTGTCCAGCCTTTGTTCAGTATCCGCGCCATCGTTTCGCGGAAAAATGCCATCAGTACATGCTCCCGATTATCGATAGGATTATCCGGATCGTCGCGGTTGATTCCACCTGTGTTCATTTTCCGATACAGCCACGATCGTTTTTCTGAAAGAATATAAACATTGAGAcgaattatttaaattgttcTAACATGATGCTCTGCCACTGCTCTAGACTGATGCTTTTCTACTCCTAAGCGTAATATACCAAAGGTCATGTCGTCATTACTAGAATATTCCTAGATACCCCCCCTCGGAACCTCCTTTCAAATGGAAACAGCATTTTTAATCGCCCTTGAGAGTTCTTCCGCATGATTTGCAACCGCTAAAAAGCATTGTTACATTGAATCCAGATTGTGCTGTTCACATGTGGAAAATCACGAGAGCGTAATATTTAGACGTTTATCGTAACTGCGTTCAAATTTGTGACATTTGTTAAACAACGTATGCAATCAGTAATGCTGTTAACATTAGAAAGTTACTCAAAAATGCCTATTTATTGTCAGCCCGTGTATTTATATGCGctctagcaccaatcgaacaagaCATTGAATAAGAAAAGTATATAGAATTTGGCTGAACTATATGACTATGAACTATATGAATATATATGGGATGAACTATATGACTATATACGTTTGTTCGAGTCTGTGTGTCTTGTAGGCTGCCAGAGCACCGCCTTAGTTTGGGAAAAGGATTATAAAGTAGCCTTTACATAAACCTTCCCATCTACCGTCAGATCACCACACTGCTACtgtacagcaaacaaaaatcagaTTTACATATGCTCATATGGTTACGACTCcattaaattttcaattctCAGATAAACCGTCTTAGTTGTAAGACATtgagaaaatgaaatttggacgAAATCAAATCGACTTAGAAGTATTCCCTTTTACCCTACCATCGGAATGTCGCGTATGCCATTCCACAGTGGGCCAATACATCCCCGatggtttccatttttttccctcACTATCTTGCTTTCGTACCCCGTTCATTGCGAATATGTTCAAAAGAAACATGGCACGTTGGAACCTGCTGAAAAGTGTAGAGCTCGAAGAAGAGAGTGGATAGAGACGGGTTGGCGCGTGTTTTGAAAAGCGAAAATCATGCCGCATCCACCATCGCCACACCATCGCCCGTTGGGCAGGTCGTCCTCGTCCGGTGCACGTAACGTGTCTCCGACGCGCCGTGGGGCCTCCGATGGCAAATGACACACTTTCGTTGACCAGTGCAATGGTGTATTGGGCGctgctgtatgtgtgtcgtAAACAGTGTCTGTGCGTGTAACGCGAGGTAAAAGTGGTTTCTGGACAGTAAAGTCAAATGGTTGAAATTTGGTTGAAAATCCAAAGATACCATCGCCCGGGGCATTTCACCGAATCTCTCTCCAgtgtgttttt
Coding sequences within:
- the LOC120903689 gene encoding telomere-associated protein RIF1, whose translation is MTPSHHHSLPGHELYDRLREALRLASYDELDSILIELKTVCCTAAEESDKKECEKKRSIEKDELKFWLIDVGRLMFEEKAKTRELALDAFESAVVHIRTTDYQDHSSWSELREIVSKEYTSLLDIARSEKDPNWHRVWSVLVRIMNRDLCQGSTIINMFLSIVEAGFRSPELSIREQSFDCWRLLVEIFANNKQINIPKRVKLICIPLKSSKSKTETIALKKFDIWWYLLCQLRPQLDTMAETIFEPFIYFCFGPSFKTPLCYYFDESYKELGAPGKMYQSIKQLSGIALIHLLGPATDICKTLLTCPDNSGSTLSFEFPQTEMAISDMLFSTKAKLIIDSCIECTVLLSEMQHLDYRAVNRCVWNNLIRRIQNEKTIPKNDMLQWIKEDMNALLKLCLNSKHDTALRDLLYDTLLIIAESDLLHVKIGYDSPEQLMFNYQMIMPFVLNSHLPFPDSKSEEITNCLFDLKRYSAQNAYWDMLQKTIQYISHQDKNSTNNSIQFRTIRTRIYILLGNHLADQMSADSEGFLAHQTTVMSFLLYPLEYDQLLLVENVKELWTKLYDAVVKHDSKCCELKNTFCEMIKAMTVAKHGYNLAVLADFFCYIIQSLPAHFEATSPPVKVLELFKDVSRKGLAYKSNLDRVEVMVRCFRELLEKLDARDILILVLPIRNAINELVSNENGLAMNEVKKTLKVVSNKMLLKEMTTDLISQSNDVKWNYKMLLKTLLDLPEDLKKGWKTAEMKKRMIACEGNISNTKTPTRKTPDDEFVVIEKVWKFQPEMLTEHQREKMMEKRTDIPALYNDMSQSQDSFVIKPWTPSKGVASLKQERTKATAAVTTVDNAPPNPVESSIAAKEIIETLSTVESDPLISTTTDSACDSNTHRLDKENNNGNVLRDQSVTSLEKEGQTESEEDKTAEKQQNRRKSILDQLRIDTVEGKNLNVMNLSRTRHSELLETRTTRRKSMSSQKMGNEKKRNNGEIINHDTKSASASKAVKSKGTQQRERRMSRKLLKFDNDEQATNSTPSSSSQHQSKADVSDDVIESSQSDSSETTNRRTSFAKPKAQEPKEKTIAPPAPSTEMKQTEEITLQNETPHLSPIKEMNASDTSTGTKVNDVQNNESDNSVLPNQKKETGVTVPAETKESPNKGIASDDSTTKPETHQQSSSTSSACEQQNAVVTSPTVMLSPNRRSSRLSLEDNKQNIGKLVAFSPKKLLENKNVTTLLYSPSRSIHKQEIMCKGTPSKNTNDACNNAMREALQIGSSSNSTTNDKDECKLVENRSGLSSPKVARFSPLVVLEPIVNLGKPLQDVDGSEPKDISHPISSAMVTQNDEKLSSCNAQQSQPSEEHRASHLTPATHVDTNADCTPKMCPEQPMISVEQSTREQSELGMEQLSPIKNLDEEMEPLNKSLNRSIVSSPDLAGVEDRNADLLNSTLNISPISEEKGTMTKCVDSGELAGSADRRSSGRIVGREREIIATSNTPVQTPLMSRRTKPDPTPQTPSGSGSGLKARRQQQPSITRSPRTSMIGMGGRGAQLINLIRNQQTDQSPKPNTPPQNASTPKGGQSSATANRLMMRKRAIVGSAASSAPVDDSTALETLKEREEMSHNNPSQYLVFSKVLPSPQASPAGSILKRRHNQDESGDDIDSPVNKRKRVSFHDPPVSLTKEYIRQVEECRPASVSRSLQLNSNIMSSADRAKFLMRRKSKSDSISELQNFTNEQTNAAKKTDAAISENAPNDENMEGEEEELTSSPESLDEHEFMMHDGTNNMTALQVSSDCMDVDGNENKSNSKSKIDDGKEQKTLGPFNKQQGFSEILEKSNETQSKHIFPSEDAVLEHVMNRYSLDDMFERYIAAGKTLEKTKTIRSLTKELSSKMSDDSKTRDIVLDELSERHSVEFLDHAIQENSNAKVCERLSTLAMMDHVFKQLHTAYNAPSGDKTPAVPQNEKEETIRLIENIYENLLSLPIIETDSPKLIDLREQLLKQGLARKSRLEIMALLEHYFKSSSSE
- the LOC120903690 gene encoding patched domain-containing protein 3 produces the protein MTCGISCVDNALNKSFFKLGLFIGRHPGYFLIVPVLLALLCMTGFQQIKYEIDPEYLFSPVRGEGKSERAIVESYFKVNYTHRFNVGRITRPGRFGRVIVISKDEHNKNLLRSEVWQELRLLDGIIQNATVQYDGESFTYREACARWENECFTNDILNLDKIIDEVEAGDLNLTFPVMFNPVTWDAHVFPVFFGGTQVSEDNLIVSVPSLQLVYFVTADSKRQDARGAAWEEAFLEAVGYAEDHGVFKYISVARFASRTLDHELERNTRTVVPYFSSTFVLMIAFSVVTCMMGDVVRSKPWLGLMGNVSAVMATSAAFGLAMYLGIEFIGINLAAPFLMIGIGIDDTFVMLAAWRRTSVKLSVPERMGHMMSEAAVSITITSLTDMISFWIGILSPFPSVQIFCAYSGFAVCFTYLWHVTFFAGCMAVSGHCEFKNLHTIFGYKVLPESVAIKEKRSWLYRKMNTGGINRDDPDNPIDNREHVLMAFFRETMARILNKGWTKTIILVIFAAYLGGACFGLTKIKEGLERRKLSKADSYSVKFFDLEDEYYREFPYRIQVIVTGDLNYSDPHTQMQIEDLMQSLENTSYVTSPLYSESWLRSFISYVDRNNDYLNLTLDSEQAFIDALREIWLFPANPFSLDVKFNEAGTKILASRFMIQAVNITDTNHEKVMVKDLRQICKDSPLNATVFHPYFVFFDQFELVRPTSIQSMIVGALIMMLISFIFIPNFLCSLWVAFSIISIELGVAGYMALWDVNLDSISMINLIMCIGFSVDFTAHICYTYMSSKARTPDERVREALYSLGMPIVQGSLSTILGVVALLLADSYIFLVFFKMVFLVIFFGAMHGLFLLPVLLSLFGPGSCTSGYQPDDDHKLSPVEKTYPHPYCISHPQLALTGAFGSKNFLGAPYKAYGEDKDLGIGTSGEDSSESSSSKSQRRQAIEDENTRRRYEEGWRRSTHNLTGQSQFQPMLDLYGQEALWTKTTGKAPLKIANGRYGYEDMLLNVAQGQTTVKQPRSADFELDRTEDRRDRRKSDDERYKSRYEDNRTFVDDEMLDDTDYQHTNRYYVYDTSHVKRLSNDSGAAGSSTNNNPAGTSLQHMSQACSSSSTAVDLQQGANTNRRKFSDESDKRRRHSDERRPRKFSPPEGIYKQNPHRSSSQHNLYYPRQPPQRTASQSSLHQLRHMGDMRFP